From one Phocaeicola salanitronis DSM 18170 genomic stretch:
- the ruvA gene encoding Holliday junction branch migration protein RuvA, giving the protein MIEYIKGELAEAAPAFAVVDCNGVGYGINISLNTYSAIQGKKEVKLFIYEAIREDAYVLYGFSTKQERELFLLLISVPGIGGNTARMILSALSPRELCNVISTGNDKLLKTVKGIGLKTAQRIIVDLKDKIASTGIEEEASTVSSLSHTVNTEIYEEAVAALVMLGFAQAPSQKAVASILKAEPDAAVERVIKLALKML; this is encoded by the coding sequence TTGAATACATCAAAGGAGAACTTGCCGAAGCGGCACCGGCTTTTGCGGTGGTAGATTGTAATGGGGTAGGGTATGGCATTAATATATCGCTTAATACCTATTCTGCCATACAAGGGAAGAAAGAGGTGAAACTGTTTATTTACGAGGCAATCCGCGAAGATGCGTATGTGCTTTACGGTTTTTCAACGAAGCAGGAGCGCGAACTTTTTCTTTTGCTTATCAGCGTGCCGGGTATCGGGGGCAATACCGCACGCATGATTCTTTCGGCGCTTTCTCCTCGCGAATTATGCAACGTCATCAGTACGGGCAACGATAAATTGCTGAAAACGGTAAAAGGTATCGGATTGAAAACCGCCCAGCGCATCATCGTAGACTTGAAAGACAAGATTGCTTCGACGGGCATTGAAGAAGAGGCAAGTACGGTATCTTCTCTTTCGCATACCGTCAACACCGAAATCTACGAAGAAGCCGTGGCGGCTCTTGTCATGTTGGGATTCGCACAGGCTCCTTCGCAAAAAGCGGTGGCAAGCATCCTGAAAGCCGAACCCGATGCAGCCGTTGAGCGGGTGATTAAGCTGGCTTTGAAGATGCTGTAA
- a CDS encoding Sec-independent protein translocase subunit TatA/TatB yields the protein MIATLLFMGIGMQELIVIVLIVLLLFGGKKIPELMKGLGKGVKNFKDGVNGIEEDLKAGTKEEENKPTQAK from the coding sequence ATGATTGCTACACTTTTATTTATGGGAATCGGAATGCAGGAACTGATTGTCATTGTGCTGATTGTCTTGCTGTTGTTCGGCGGGAAGAAGATTCCCGAACTGATGAAAGGGCTGGGCAAAGGCGTGAAGAATTTCAAGGACGGCGTGAACGGGATAGAAGAAGACCTGAAAGCCGGCACGAAGGAAGAAGAAAACAAGCCGACCCAAGCGAAATAA